The following nucleotide sequence is from Candidatus Neomarinimicrobiota bacterium.
GGGAGTGCTGGGGACCTACGTCTACCGGCACTTCGACGATCCAGCCTTGCGGGATGTGCTTGCGGATAATGCTCTGGTCTTTGGAATCGACGGCTGGACTTTCATTGGCCCAGAAAAAGAGTGGGCCATCGGCGGCTGGGGCGGTTTCTCCAGGGTCGCGGGAGCCGAAAACCGGATGATCGACCTGCAGCATAGTTCCATTCACTACTTCCAGCGGCCGGACGCGGAACATGTAGCCGTAGACTCGGCCATGACCGCGATGATGGGCTATGCCAGCCGCTTCACACTTAACCGGGAAACGGGGCATCTCATCCTCAACGCCGCCCTGGGGCTCGTCTCACCCGGATTCGAAAGCAACGATATGGGGCTGCACTTTGGAACCGACCGCATCAATAAACACCTTGGCATCGGATATAATTGGTACGATCCGGGTAAGGTCTTCCGTCGAGCCCAGCTGATCACTGCCTACATGAGCAATCACAACTTCGGGGGAGCCAAAATAAATGAAATGGTGTTCCTGTTTGGCTATGCGCAGCTGCTGAACTATTGGGGTTTCGAGGCTATTACAGGCTGGGGTCCCCGCACGCTCAGTGACACCCACTTGAGAGGGGGACCAATGGTAGTGTCGATGGCAGGCTGGTTCGTGGACTTCAATATCAACACTGATAATCGAAAAAATATTGTCGCTAACATTTATAGCGAAATAAATCACAGAGAGATGGGTAGTTGGTCTTATAACGTCAGCGGCAATCTTGAAATAAAAATGGGGACCCGACTTAATCTAAGAATCGGTCCGCATTATTCCACCAACAGAACCATCGACCAATTCATTGATATAATTGAAGATGATAACGCCACGGCCATGTACGGCAATCGTTACGTAATGGCGCAAATTGATCAGAAAACCATCTCCGCCGATTTGCGTATCGATTATACTTTCACCCCCCGGCTGTCTCTCCAGGCCTACTTCCAGCCATTTATAGCCGTGGGCTCCTATTCCCACTTCAAGGAATTCAAGCGCCCGAAGTCTTATGACTTCCTGGAATACGGCCAGGAAGGATCCACTATTGACCGGGATGACGAAAGCGGCGAATACATTATCGATCCTACCGGTGGCGACGATAGCAATGTCTTCTATATTGAGTATCCCGACTTCAATTTCAAAGCCCTGGTAGGGACCGCCGTGCTGCGCTGGGAATTCACACCCGGGTCCACACTCTATCTCGTCTGGACCCGCAACGGCTATGACGAACGGAATCCGGGTGATTTCCAATTTGGCCGGGACTTATCCGATCTGTTTGGGGCCACGGCCGACAACATCTTTGCCATCAAAGTTGCCTATTGGATCGGTCGGTAGCTTCAGTTTCTAATCAACAGGATTCTTTTTATATTACGGACGATCAGATGATCTCCCAGCCTCGATTATGCACCTTCATGTATCCCCTGGTGATGCTTCTATTAGGGCTTGTTGCCACCTCGCCCATTCCCCTTGGCGCCCAGTCCT
It contains:
- a CDS encoding DUF5916 domain-containing protein, with translation MRRLLFLIAFISVVFADDKAFNAADYKARDISAIRLNEPLRIDGRLTEPIYQTPSNQTFIQLDPDNGEPATEETEVWVAYDDGALYIGARMWDDQPDSIVALMGRRDANFNTDFFLALIDAYHDKRSGFFFGINPSGAIQDGTFYNDSWSDDSWDGVWDGKTAIDENGWTAEMRIPFSQLRFNQQKEYVWGILLARIIQRRNETDLFTYIERGESGVVSHAATLRGIEDIQPPERREFTPYVTSGYSSLPSEKDNPFLKGRDTNLKLGTDLKMGIGSNITVDATINPDFGQVEVDPSVINLSAYETYYQEKRPFFVEGASIFSFGTHGPTSRWGFNSYEPDFFYSRRIGRPPQCEVDTEGWVDMPTASSILGAAKISGKLNGDWSLGGLSALTNREFAQINEEGNVRSQEVEPLTSYNLVRTQKEFNDGRQGLGVLGTYVYRHFDDPALRDVLADNALVFGIDGWTFIGPEKEWAIGGWGGFSRVAGAENRMIDLQHSSIHYFQRPDAEHVAVDSAMTAMMGYASRFTLNRETGHLILNAALGLVSPGFESNDMGLHFGTDRINKHLGIGYNWYDPGKVFRRAQLITAYMSNHNFGGAKINEMVFLFGYAQLLNYWGFEAITGWGPRTLSDTHLRGGPMVVSMAGWFVDFNINTDNRKNIVANIYSEINHREMGSWSYNVSGNLEIKMGTRLNLRIGPHYSTNRTIDQFIDIIEDDNATAMYGNRYVMAQIDQKTISADLRIDYTFTPRLSLQAYFQPFIAVGSYSHFKEFKRPKSYDFLEYGQEGSTIDRDDESGEYIIDPTGGDDSNVFYIEYPDFNFKALVGTAVLRWEFTPGSTLYLVWTRNGYDERNPGDFQFGRDLSDLFGATADNIFAIKVAYWIGR